In a genomic window of Acidilobus saccharovorans 345-15:
- a CDS encoding DMT family transporter produces MGPRASRRLGYASLAVTVAVWGTAYPIIDVAERYVSPVALAALRTLVGGAVLAAISRRLVANRRTLVAGFINIGAFLVLLNLSIVLSPNPSLAAVMIYAQPLFTAIATPYVLHRKISGLQYAGVLIGMTGIGVLTAVDSRGLNTGLLLGLLGAVLWSAGTMYFEKYVAGDAIDLVGATAFMSLASTPLVLAFWPLGMYIKLTLESIVMIIYITLVIQAVGWLTWFYGVRSLGGVRAGAFSMVTPVIAIASTALLLGKVLAPTEVAASAAVILGATLVQLA; encoded by the coding sequence TTGGGCCCGAGGGCCTCAAGGAGGCTGGGCTACGCCTCACTGGCGGTGACAGTGGCGGTCTGGGGCACGGCCTACCCAATAATAGATGTGGCCGAGAGGTACGTCTCCCCGGTTGCCCTGGCAGCCCTCAGGACCCTGGTAGGGGGCGCCGTGCTGGCGGCCATATCAAGAAGGCTGGTCGCCAACAGGAGGACCTTGGTCGCCGGCTTCATAAACATAGGGGCCTTCCTGGTCCTCCTTAACCTCTCAATAGTCCTCTCCCCAAACCCATCCTTGGCGGCAGTTATGATCTACGCCCAGCCGCTCTTCACAGCTATAGCGACACCTTACGTTCTGCACAGGAAGATCAGCGGCCTTCAGTACGCAGGGGTTCTCATAGGCATGACCGGGATAGGGGTTCTGACAGCTGTTGATTCGCGGGGCCTAAACACGGGCTTACTTCTGGGCCTGCTGGGGGCAGTCCTTTGGTCGGCGGGCACCATGTACTTTGAGAAGTACGTTGCGGGCGACGCCATAGATCTGGTAGGGGCCACCGCCTTCATGTCGTTGGCCTCGACCCCCCTCGTGCTGGCCTTCTGGCCCCTGGGAATGTACATTAAATTGACGCTGGAGTCCATAGTGATGATCATTTACATAACCTTGGTTATTCAGGCCGTGGGCTGGCTCACCTGGTTCTACGGGGTCAGGAGCCTGGGAGGCGTCAGGGCTGGCGCTTTCTCAATGGTGACGCCAGTGATAGCCATAGCCTCAACGGCCCTCCTCCTCGGAAAGGTCCTCGCGCCCACAGAGGTGGCGGCCTCAGCGGCAGTGATATTAGGCGCCACCCTGGTTCAGCTGGCTTAG
- a CDS encoding 3,4-dihydroxy-2-butanone-4-phosphate synthase translates to MGVDDAIKAFKDGRPVLIYDSDSRESEVDLVYHASSVTPDAIYTLRTMAGGLICFATRWSIASYLGVPWGDDLIASVPALRPLTERKLFYGDRPAFTIWVNHMSVRTGISDVDRSRTVRELYEVVKMFVSGDREGARRKFLGEFQAPGHVPLLASRGLRSRRGHTELSIALATLAGLEPATTFAEMLDRGPSLSLEKARAIAEREGLALVSGREVMEACEGVELCWSD, encoded by the coding sequence GTGGGCGTAGATGATGCCATAAAGGCCTTCAAGGACGGCAGGCCAGTGTTGATATACGACTCGGACTCCAGGGAGTCAGAGGTGGACCTTGTATATCACGCGTCCTCGGTGACGCCGGACGCCATATACACCTTAAGGACCATGGCCGGGGGCCTCATATGCTTTGCCACCAGGTGGTCAATAGCCAGTTACCTCGGGGTGCCCTGGGGCGACGACCTTATAGCCTCAGTTCCAGCCCTGAGGCCCCTGACCGAGAGGAAGCTGTTCTACGGCGACAGGCCGGCCTTCACCATATGGGTGAACCACATGTCAGTGAGGACGGGCATAAGCGACGTGGACAGGTCAAGGACCGTGAGGGAGCTCTACGAGGTCGTCAAGATGTTCGTCTCGGGCGACAGGGAGGGGGCGAGGAGGAAGTTCCTGGGCGAGTTCCAGGCCCCCGGGCATGTTCCGCTCCTCGCGTCCAGGGGGCTCAGGAGCAGGAGGGGGCACACGGAGCTCAGCATAGCGTTAGCGACGCTGGCAGGCCTTGAGCCCGCCACCACCTTTGCCGAGATGCTTGACCGCGGCCCCTCCCTGAGCCTTGAAAAGGCCAGGGCTATCGCTGAGAGGGAGGGCCTGGCGCTGGTGAGCGGCAGGGAGGTGATGGAGGCCTGTGAAGGGGTCGAACTGTGTTGGAGTGATTGA
- the ribC gene encoding riboflavin synthase, producing MGSVAEEVLREELPDYRVVRYTVPGIKDLPGAARRLIDMGCDGIITLGWVGASQVDKYSYIAMSVGLVMLSVLTGKVIVDVTVHEDESQDPRELKEIAINRARAHAENLVKLLTGGLDALRPWAGQGVRQGRPSVGPL from the coding sequence ATGGGCTCCGTAGCCGAGGAGGTGCTGAGGGAGGAGCTCCCAGACTACAGGGTAGTGAGGTACACAGTGCCAGGCATAAAGGACCTCCCCGGGGCCGCCCGCAGGCTCATAGACATGGGGTGCGACGGCATTATAACTCTTGGCTGGGTCGGCGCCTCCCAGGTGGACAAGTACAGCTACATAGCCATGAGCGTCGGCCTCGTTATGCTCTCAGTGCTCACGGGGAAGGTCATAGTCGACGTGACGGTCCACGAGGACGAGTCGCAGGACCCAAGGGAGCTCAAGGAGATAGCTATAAACAGGGCGAGGGCCCACGCGGAGAACCTGGTGAAGCTCCTGACGGGAGGCCTTGACGCGCTCAGGCCGTGGGCCGGCCAGGGGGTTAGGCAGGGAAGGCCAAGCGTCGGCCCCTTATGA
- a CDS encoding DUF2286 domain-containing protein — MLSIRAERGKVVRSEIVDGDLKEVVKRKALEAMNEWDPATSDFIVLKDDRELEFPLPLKPEIVDLFRDLGELGGLGRTKDKAVAHFPVYTISFENHMVSEDKYVEYKIYLLAPYINEDVRTELEAEAQDITTEKQGPEGIEEEGEGEEGEKEG, encoded by the coding sequence GTGCTTTCAATAAGGGCCGAGAGAGGCAAGGTGGTCCGGAGCGAGATAGTTGACGGTGACCTAAAGGAGGTCGTGAAGAGGAAGGCCCTCGAGGCCATGAATGAGTGGGACCCAGCCACCAGTGACTTCATAGTGCTTAAGGACGATAGGGAGCTTGAGTTCCCCCTGCCACTTAAGCCTGAGATAGTGGACCTCTTCAGGGACCTCGGCGAGCTTGGAGGCCTTGGGAGGACCAAGGACAAGGCTGTGGCCCACTTCCCGGTGTACACCATAAGCTTCGAGAACCACATGGTGAGCGAGGACAAGTATGTTGAGTACAAGATCTACCTCCTGGCCCCCTACATAAATGAGGACGTTAGAACTGAGCTTGAGGCGGAGGCCCAAGACATAACTACCGAGAAGCAGGGGCCCGAGGGCATAGAGGAGGAGGGCGAAGGAGAAGAAGGGGAGAAGGAAGGTTGA
- a CDS encoding MFS transporter has protein sequence MNIRTRSLLFTSVAHFLNDSFLVTVSILITYYIDMHVSPAFLGGMAALVNVLSGLASPLISNRADRAGSHVTLMTVGFILIGASMASFAGTFVYGGVARLALIGLGSVLLGLGLSFYHPLGGSILQYSYEGQAGRALGINGSAGSVGRAIFPTVMTIAIAYLGGSEALAIIAAYVFILTAIISLGLHGLRMPATKESAARSFSRLSQYSYLLVPLTAIVFIRAIFMTGVMTYVPTYVEHLVRSRILMGVIVTTSYATAIVGQPLFGWMVSRYGGRSVIILTTLASTALYIAFLFTRGPIMITTLLGLYSFFAMSGFPVLLGYVSEVVDRSVRAQANSIVWGIGNTVGGSVGALLGGFILQGDGLLGMTPLEATMWAFAAFAVASSIMLVMLPRGPKAQQARQP, from the coding sequence ATGAATATCAGGACCAGGTCGCTGCTGTTCACGTCCGTAGCCCACTTCTTAAATGACAGCTTTCTGGTCACGGTGTCGATACTGATAACTTACTATATAGACATGCACGTGTCGCCGGCCTTCCTGGGCGGCATGGCTGCCCTGGTCAACGTGCTCTCGGGCCTTGCCAGCCCCCTGATCAGCAACAGGGCCGACAGGGCGGGAAGCCACGTCACGCTCATGACGGTAGGCTTCATACTCATAGGGGCCTCCATGGCCTCCTTCGCTGGAACCTTCGTGTACGGGGGAGTTGCAAGGCTCGCGCTGATAGGACTTGGGTCTGTGCTGCTGGGCCTCGGGCTCTCCTTCTACCACCCGCTGGGGGGCTCAATACTTCAGTACTCATACGAGGGCCAGGCCGGGAGGGCCCTGGGCATAAACGGCTCCGCCGGCAGTGTGGGCAGGGCAATATTTCCCACTGTGATGACCATAGCCATAGCTTACCTTGGGGGCAGCGAGGCCCTGGCGATAATAGCCGCGTACGTCTTCATACTGACAGCCATCATAAGCCTGGGCCTTCACGGCCTCAGGATGCCGGCGACCAAGGAGAGCGCGGCCAGGTCGTTTTCAAGGCTCTCCCAGTACAGCTACCTTCTTGTGCCCCTGACGGCCATAGTGTTCATCAGGGCCATATTCATGACTGGGGTAATGACGTACGTGCCGACCTACGTTGAGCACCTCGTGAGGTCAAGGATACTCATGGGCGTAATAGTCACCACGTCATATGCTACAGCCATAGTCGGCCAGCCGCTGTTTGGGTGGATGGTCAGCAGGTACGGGGGCAGGAGCGTCATTATATTGACAACCCTGGCCTCCACGGCCCTCTACATAGCGTTCCTGTTCACGCGCGGCCCGATAATGATAACAACGCTGCTCGGCCTCTACAGCTTCTTCGCCATGAGCGGCTTCCCCGTGCTGCTGGGCTACGTCTCCGAGGTAGTGGACAGGAGCGTGAGGGCTCAGGCGAACTCGATAGTCTGGGGCATAGGCAACACGGTGGGAGGCTCCGTGGGCGCCCTGCTGGGAGGCTTCATACTTCAGGGGGATGGGCTCCTCGGGATGACTCCTCTTGAGGCGACCATGTGGGCCTTCGCGGCCTTCGCAGTCGCATCATCAATAATGCTTGTGATGCTGCCGAGGGGGCCTAAGGCACAACAAGCACGTCAGCCTTAG
- a CDS encoding APC family permease has protein sequence MTLLDIFMLGITGMIGSSWLFSVLGASGVMGPASLLSWILAGLFFALMVFGFAELGGLFPFSGSLARYNHYTHGTISNYMLAWAYFVGAVTTVSSEAVAVVEYGSYYMPWAWNSKLGLLTPAGVALAAALILLFFALQLVGVHVFGWFNRVITAWKLIIPTLTFLLLLALYFHPSNVVSAPKGFFPFGTAAVFSGMITTGIVYAYEGFRQGLEYAGEAKNPQRDVPLGTLLALVVTIAIYVLLQLAFLGGINWSAAGVPFGNWTALSQSSWGPHPFYSELVATGVPILVGFSVLLLIDAVVSPAGTLAAYVGTSGRNLYGMSRVGYIPKFFADIHRGFRTPWIALIVSTIIAVVFLLPFPTWYEIMSVSALATVYNYLTVGVTNHALRRLAPDLKRSYRPPLWYIVYPASFIVAAMFVYWSGWSLVNVIIELVVVGLPLLVLGPYRSELRLSRSFAWSFAGVVWASSAAAIAAYYLKLNNMGLVGFAIYWTVISLIQVGSLAALWTASRGHPDIKGAVWLVIFNIAMGIISFIGSLGPLPEPIVPYPWDYLLAALVSLAVYFIGVYTAYETKDLKQVKERGLPIE, from the coding sequence TTGACCCTCCTGGACATCTTCATGTTAGGCATCACGGGCATGATAGGCTCGTCATGGCTCTTCAGCGTCCTGGGCGCCTCTGGCGTCATGGGTCCCGCGTCGCTGCTCTCATGGATTTTGGCCGGGCTCTTCTTTGCGCTCATGGTGTTTGGGTTTGCCGAGCTCGGGGGCCTCTTCCCCTTCAGCGGCTCGCTGGCCAGGTACAACCACTACACCCACGGCACCATCAGTAATTACATGCTGGCGTGGGCCTACTTTGTCGGCGCTGTTACCACGGTATCATCAGAGGCCGTTGCCGTGGTGGAATATGGAAGCTATTACATGCCATGGGCCTGGAACTCTAAGCTAGGGCTGCTAACGCCTGCAGGAGTGGCGCTGGCCGCGGCCCTCATACTCCTGTTCTTCGCCCTTCAGCTTGTCGGTGTCCACGTCTTCGGCTGGTTTAACAGGGTGATTACAGCGTGGAAGCTCATAATACCGACGCTGACCTTCCTGCTCCTCCTGGCCCTTTACTTCCACCCGTCCAACGTAGTCAGCGCGCCTAAGGGGTTCTTCCCCTTCGGCACTGCAGCTGTGTTCAGCGGCATGATAACTACTGGCATAGTCTACGCCTACGAGGGCTTCAGGCAGGGCCTTGAGTACGCCGGCGAGGCCAAGAACCCGCAGAGGGACGTGCCTCTCGGGACGCTGCTGGCCCTCGTGGTTACCATAGCAATCTATGTGCTGCTGCAGCTGGCCTTCCTGGGCGGCATAAACTGGTCCGCGGCAGGCGTGCCCTTTGGAAACTGGACGGCCTTAAGCCAGAGCAGCTGGGGGCCGCACCCCTTCTACTCTGAGCTGGTGGCCACGGGAGTTCCAATACTGGTTGGCTTTTCCGTGCTCCTGCTGATAGACGCGGTGGTGTCGCCAGCCGGCACCCTGGCGGCCTACGTGGGCACCAGCGGCAGGAACCTCTACGGCATGTCAAGGGTTGGCTACATACCCAAGTTCTTCGCAGACATACACAGGGGCTTCAGGACTCCCTGGATAGCCCTGATAGTCTCTACCATAATAGCCGTGGTCTTCCTGCTTCCGTTCCCCACGTGGTATGAAATAATGTCAGTCTCGGCCCTGGCCACGGTCTATAACTACCTCACTGTTGGCGTCACCAACCACGCCCTGAGGAGGCTCGCCCCTGACCTGAAGAGGTCCTACAGGCCGCCGCTCTGGTACATAGTGTACCCGGCGTCGTTCATAGTGGCCGCCATGTTCGTCTACTGGTCGGGCTGGAGCCTGGTTAACGTCATCATAGAGCTCGTGGTAGTGGGCCTTCCGCTGCTGGTGCTGGGCCCCTACAGGAGCGAGCTAAGGCTCTCAAGGAGCTTCGCGTGGTCCTTCGCGGGCGTCGTCTGGGCCTCTTCAGCCGCCGCAATAGCAGCCTATTACTTGAAGCTTAATAACATGGGGCTCGTGGGCTTTGCGATCTACTGGACCGTGATCTCGCTCATCCAGGTGGGCTCCTTGGCGGCGCTGTGGACTGCCAGCAGGGGACACCCAGATATAAAGGGCGCAGTCTGGCTAGTGATATTCAACATAGCGATGGGTATAATATCATTTATAGGGTCGCTGGGACCCCTGCCGGAGCCCATAGTGCCCTACCCGTGGGACTACCTCCTGGCGGCTCTGGTCTCGCTGGCCGTCTACTTCATAGGGGTCTACACTGCCTACGAAACCAAAGACCTCAAGCAGGTTAAGGAGAGGGGACTACCCATCGAGTGA
- a CDS encoding DUF2250 domain-containing protein codes for MGSKLMSLSPLSLYILFHLKKANVDYAGSISKVIEVPIDKVVDELDRLEAAGLIQRRVGGSSIKRSEARFKLSDEVHKHHVYYELSREGEGLVRSLMRDPQELCKYFEYLTGHKNVLKLLLFLFEVENEHAGTLAKVVGDTPCNTVDLLDRLETLGLVTKVKEKVIKASHRKAKPKPETRTHHVYYKVSELTKMLIRYSGLRRAS; via the coding sequence GTGGGGAGCAAGCTGATGTCGCTGAGCCCCCTCTCGCTCTACATACTGTTCCACCTGAAGAAGGCCAACGTTGACTACGCGGGGTCCATATCCAAGGTAATAGAGGTCCCGATAGATAAGGTCGTTGATGAGCTTGACAGGCTTGAGGCGGCCGGCCTGATACAGAGGAGGGTGGGGGGCTCGTCAATAAAGCGCAGCGAGGCAAGGTTCAAGCTGTCCGACGAGGTTCACAAGCACCACGTCTACTACGAGCTGAGCAGGGAGGGGGAGGGCCTGGTGAGGAGCCTAATGCGCGACCCCCAGGAGCTCTGCAAGTACTTTGAGTACCTGACAGGTCACAAGAACGTGCTCAAGCTTCTCCTCTTCCTCTTTGAGGTTGAGAACGAGCACGCGGGCACGCTGGCCAAGGTGGTCGGCGACACCCCGTGCAACACCGTGGACCTGCTGGACAGGCTTGAGACCCTGGGCCTCGTGACCAAGGTAAAGGAGAAGGTCATAAAGGCCTCCCACAGGAAGGCGAAGCCAAAGCCTGAGACGAGGACACACCACGTCTATTACAAGGTGAGCGAGCTGACGAAGATGCTCATAAGGTACAGCGGCCTCAGGAGGGCCTCATAA
- a CDS encoding nucleotidyltransferase family protein has protein sequence MSLTAAILAGGEGTRFRPYTDLIPKPMIPLGPDEKPVADHIVNVLIKGGVSHIVFLVNYKWKYVRNYFGYGDRFGIKIDYSIDDDKYKNTGGSLLKAYKHHLLDSDPIVVWYGDILAPINASGLVKEHVRQGVDALLVVANSYQVPVGVAEVNEKNDVVSLKEKPWVDMKVTIGVLTIRPGLLEEYEGQLGTSFDIMGDLIPAMISSGRKVKAYIYDGPWVDVGSLERYKKIDEDLLRKVTELPS, from the coding sequence TTGTCCCTCACGGCAGCTATCCTGGCAGGAGGGGAGGGCACGAGGTTTAGGCCATACACGGACCTCATACCGAAGCCCATGATACCGCTGGGCCCCGATGAGAAGCCCGTAGCGGACCACATAGTTAATGTCCTGATAAAGGGTGGCGTGAGCCACATAGTCTTCCTCGTCAACTACAAGTGGAAGTACGTGAGGAACTACTTCGGCTACGGCGACAGGTTCGGCATAAAGATAGACTACAGCATAGACGACGACAAGTACAAGAACACCGGGGGCTCGCTGCTCAAGGCCTACAAGCACCACCTGCTCGACAGCGACCCCATAGTTGTGTGGTACGGCGACATACTGGCTCCCATAAACGCCAGCGGGCTGGTCAAAGAACACGTCAGGCAGGGCGTCGACGCGCTTTTGGTGGTTGCCAACAGCTACCAGGTCCCGGTGGGCGTGGCCGAGGTCAACGAAAAGAATGACGTGGTCAGCCTCAAGGAGAAGCCATGGGTCGACATGAAGGTCACCATAGGCGTCCTCACCATAAGGCCTGGCCTGCTTGAGGAGTACGAGGGGCAACTGGGCACCTCCTTTGACATAATGGGGGACCTGATACCGGCCATGATAAGCTCGGGCAGGAAGGTCAAGGCCTACATATACGACGGCCCATGGGTTGACGTTGGGAGCCTCGAGAGGTACAAGAAGATAGACGAGGACCTCCTCAGGAAGGTCACGGAGCTGCCCTCCTGA
- a CDS encoding stage II sporulation protein M: MGLLDDALDELAGDSTYRRAWYLFIIAFGVVAILVATFYKEIVSSYVGQYLLNQTQSIRSIVSFVNTSSPYFYAALPGIIFAKNSLTDIMDFVLMITMVFPIFVVVLNGGLVGFVSVYTLPIHGSSLAIFYFLAPHGVIEIPAFSLVASSMVLIFKRGLSKAYSVAFSMLVLSVLLLVVAALMESSVTILTGSFVQALTNATVGAMP, from the coding sequence ATGGGCCTGCTTGACGACGCGCTAGATGAGCTTGCCGGTGACAGCACCTACAGGAGGGCCTGGTACCTGTTCATTATCGCTTTTGGTGTAGTAGCCATCTTGGTGGCCACGTTTTACAAGGAGATAGTAAGCAGCTACGTAGGCCAGTACCTGCTGAACCAGACGCAGAGCATAAGGAGCATAGTAAGCTTTGTAAATACATCGTCGCCTTACTTTTACGCCGCCCTGCCTGGCATAATATTTGCCAAGAACTCCTTGACGGACATAATGGACTTCGTCCTCATGATAACCATGGTTTTTCCGATATTTGTGGTAGTGCTCAACGGGGGCCTCGTCGGTTTCGTCAGCGTCTACACGCTACCGATTCACGGCAGCTCGCTCGCAATATTCTACTTCCTGGCGCCGCACGGCGTTATAGAGATACCGGCGTTCTCGCTGGTGGCCTCCTCCATGGTTCTCATCTTTAAGCGGGGCCTAAGCAAGGCCTACTCCGTGGCGTTCTCCATGTTGGTGCTCTCAGTGCTCCTGCTGGTGGTCGCGGCACTAATGGAGTCAAGCGTAACAATATTGACAGGTTCCTTCGTGCAGGCCCTCACTAACGCCACCGTCGGTGCGATGCCTTGA
- a CDS encoding DUF72 domain-containing protein, whose amino-acid sequence MEAQGLEVYVGTSGWLYDWNEDGSLDWYVSKSGLNAVELNASFYRFPFPSQVKGWARRGSGLRWSIKVSRLITHVHRLNERAQELWLKFRQLFSPMDNVIDFYLFQLPPNFSFNEQNLGRLRDFLARAGLGPRAALEFRHSSWLSEEAIEEARGLGATFVSLDSPLGVIIRSFNDIVYLRMHGRSAWYAYNYSERELMEDVSAIRSLSPRKVYVFFNNDHWMLGNARFMLSALRAL is encoded by the coding sequence GTGGAGGCTCAGGGCTTGGAGGTCTACGTCGGGACCTCTGGCTGGCTCTACGACTGGAACGAGGACGGCAGCCTTGACTGGTACGTGAGCAAAAGCGGCCTCAACGCCGTGGAGCTCAACGCCTCGTTCTACAGGTTCCCATTCCCATCGCAGGTCAAGGGCTGGGCCAGGAGGGGCTCAGGCCTCAGGTGGTCCATCAAGGTGAGCAGGCTGATAACCCACGTGCACAGGCTCAACGAGAGGGCCCAGGAGCTCTGGCTTAAGTTCAGGCAGCTCTTCTCTCCAATGGATAACGTAATAGACTTCTACCTCTTTCAGCTGCCCCCGAACTTCTCCTTTAACGAGCAGAACCTGGGGAGGCTGAGGGACTTCCTGGCCAGGGCAGGGCTCGGCCCGAGGGCAGCCCTTGAGTTCAGGCACAGCTCCTGGCTCAGCGAGGAAGCCATTGAGGAGGCCAGGGGGCTGGGGGCCACGTTCGTGTCGCTGGACTCGCCGCTCGGGGTGATAATAAGGAGCTTCAATGACATCGTCTACCTCAGGATGCACGGGAGGAGCGCCTGGTACGCTTACAACTACAGCGAGAGGGAGCTCATGGAGGACGTCAGCGCCATAAGGTCCCTCAGCCCAAGGAAGGTCTACGTCTTCTTTAACAACGACCACTGGATGTTGGGCAACGCCAGGT
- a CDS encoding universal stress protein, with product MYKKILVGYDGSEGGEKALSRALELAKSFNSELCLLTVIPPSSMAFGEIVVPDAVNLSLIIESSRKRLSDLAAKLSAEGYKVRFEVLTGDPGDTIVSYAEVNGCDLIVLGRRRLSKLERLVLGSVTHKVAGKSTKADVLVVP from the coding sequence GTGTATAAGAAGATACTCGTTGGCTATGACGGTAGCGAGGGCGGCGAGAAGGCGCTCAGCAGGGCGCTTGAGCTTGCCAAGAGCTTCAACAGCGAGCTCTGCCTCCTGACGGTTATACCTCCAAGCTCCATGGCCTTTGGAGAGATTGTGGTTCCAGACGCTGTCAACCTCTCGCTCATAATAGAGTCCTCCAGGAAGAGGCTCTCGGACCTCGCCGCCAAGCTCTCAGCTGAGGGCTACAAGGTGAGGTTTGAGGTGCTTACAGGCGACCCAGGCGACACCATAGTTAGCTATGCTGAGGTCAATGGCTGTGACCTGATAGTCCTCGGCAGGAGGAGGCTCTCGAAGCTTGAGAGGCTGGTCCTCGGCAGCGTGACCCACAAGGTCGCGGGCAAGTCAACTAAGGCTGACGTGCTTGTTGTGCCTTAG
- a CDS encoding acyl-CoA dehydrogenase family protein, whose product MVFPFKSVEDFKIGLTEEHELFRKSVREFVEREVMPRWREIEESNRIQPEIFKAMAEQGLTGVGIPEEYGGQGGGQLMTAIAMEEIARAVPSLAVAIGVNHLFAVPVLEFGTEELKKKYVTPIARGERRGAHANTEPSGGSDVAGIQSRAVKENDHYIINGRKVFISAAGEADYLLVSARTSPPQEGKRWWGITTFVVERDWPGVKIGQQFRVIGMRGEQPYEVVLDNVKVPAENVVGKENEGFKVVVTTYDHTRIGIAAQAVGIAQAAFEKAVNYALQRELFGQRIVNFEMIVEKLADMYIRLEASRLLTYWAASLADQGRPEYTIAASLAKTFASESAEWIARQAVQIHGGYGVDFETGLERYLRDAIITTIYEGTNEVQRLTIVKEMLRQAFGLRI is encoded by the coding sequence ATGGTGTTTCCATTCAAGAGCGTTGAAGACTTTAAGATAGGCCTGACCGAGGAGCACGAGCTCTTCAGGAAGTCCGTGAGGGAGTTCGTGGAGAGGGAAGTGATGCCAAGGTGGAGGGAGATAGAGGAGAGCAACAGGATACAGCCAGAGATATTCAAGGCAATGGCGGAGCAGGGCCTGACGGGCGTTGGCATACCTGAGGAGTACGGCGGCCAGGGCGGCGGCCAGCTGATGACAGCAATAGCCATGGAGGAGATAGCGAGGGCCGTGCCGAGCTTAGCGGTAGCTATTGGAGTCAACCACCTCTTCGCTGTCCCAGTGCTGGAGTTCGGCACGGAGGAGCTGAAGAAGAAGTACGTGACCCCCATTGCAAGGGGCGAGAGGAGGGGGGCCCACGCCAACACCGAGCCCAGCGGGGGCAGCGACGTGGCGGGCATACAGTCGAGGGCGGTTAAGGAGAATGACCACTACATAATAAACGGCAGGAAGGTCTTCATAAGCGCCGCTGGCGAGGCTGACTACCTCCTCGTGTCCGCCAGGACAAGCCCGCCGCAGGAGGGCAAGAGGTGGTGGGGCATAACCACTTTTGTGGTTGAGAGGGACTGGCCTGGGGTCAAGATAGGGCAGCAGTTCAGGGTAATAGGCATGAGGGGCGAGCAGCCCTATGAGGTGGTCCTAGATAACGTCAAGGTACCAGCGGAGAACGTAGTTGGTAAGGAGAACGAGGGCTTCAAGGTAGTGGTCACAACCTACGACCACACAAGGATAGGCATAGCCGCCCAGGCCGTCGGCATAGCCCAGGCGGCGTTTGAGAAGGCCGTCAACTACGCCCTCCAGAGGGAGCTGTTTGGGCAGAGGATAGTCAACTTTGAGATGATAGTTGAGAAGTTGGCAGACATGTACATAAGGCTCGAGGCCTCAAGGCTCCTGACCTACTGGGCAGCTAGCCTGGCCGACCAGGGGAGGCCTGAGTACACGATAGCGGCGAGCCTGGCCAAGACCTTTGCCTCGGAGTCCGCCGAGTGGATAGCCAGGCAGGCAGTGCAGATACACGGAGGCTACGGCGTCGACTTTGAGACAGGCCTCGAGAGGTACCTGCGCGATGCCATAATAACTACCATCTACGAGGGCACAAACGAGGTCCAGAGGCTGACCATAGTGAAGGAGATGCTGAGGCAGGCCTTCGGGCTGAGGATATGA
- a CDS encoding MarC family protein, whose product MSLGRELFGLGEAVVTLFIVLDPFSVVPFYVSTVEKLPPEKRGGFLRTLIYSAIFMLLAFIIIGVYMLELLGVTLNDFRIAAGIILLVYAISSLFDIEIGAPSSPESIEKQAIVPLATPLLAGPGSISTALYFRYIYGYPVAIASVLINAALAYVILYFGERLMRLLGKHGALLIDKFMSLILAGFAVSLIRASI is encoded by the coding sequence ATGAGCCTCGGCAGGGAGCTCTTCGGCCTGGGCGAGGCGGTCGTAACTCTCTTCATAGTCCTCGACCCGTTCTCTGTGGTGCCCTTCTACGTGAGCACTGTCGAGAAGCTCCCCCCTGAGAAGAGGGGAGGCTTCCTCAGGACGCTGATATACTCGGCCATTTTCATGTTGCTGGCGTTCATAATAATTGGCGTCTACATGCTTGAGCTCCTGGGGGTGACGCTGAACGACTTCAGGATAGCCGCCGGCATAATACTGCTCGTGTACGCCATATCAAGCCTCTTCGACATAGAGATAGGCGCCCCGAGCAGCCCCGAGTCCATAGAGAAGCAGGCCATAGTGCCCCTGGCCACCCCCCTCCTGGCAGGGCCAGGAAGCATATCTACGGCGCTCTACTTCAGGTACATCTACGGCTACCCGGTGGCCATAGCCAGCGTGCTGATAAACGCGGCCCTCGCCTACGTCATACTTTACTTTGGCGAGAGGCTCATGAGGCTCCTTGGAAAGCACGGCGCCCTGCTCATAGACAAGTTCATGAGCCTCATACTGGCAGGCTTCGCCGTGAGCCTCATAAGGGCCTCAATTTAG